Genomic window (Magnolia sinica isolate HGM2019 chromosome 10, MsV1, whole genome shotgun sequence):
tctcttgttctttttcttcttctttcaaacCCCGACCGCCTCCGTCTGCAATCCTAAAAACCGCCCAAAACCTCACACTCTCCGCCATGATCAGCTCACTATCCTCATCAGTGGCTTCTCCGAATCCCGCCTCCCTCTCCTCTACTCCCTCGCCTCCTCCTACGCATCCTCTCCGTCCGTCGCCGCTGTACTCATCCTCTGGTGCAACCCCCAAACCCTTTCCCAAACCCTAAACCAATCCATCCCGCTGTCTGTCCCCGGCGCTGCACCGATCTCCATCCATCGCAGCTCCTCCTCCTCCCTCAACGCCCGATTCTTCCCCCGGCGCTCCATCCCCACCCGTGCCGTAGCCGTTTGCGACGACGACGTCGAGATCGACCCTTCCTCCCTCGATTTCTCCTTCAGGATCTGGAGATCCCAGCCCGACCGCCTCGTTGGCTTCTTCGCCCGGTCCCACGACTTCGATCTGGCCCGGCGCACGTGGATGTACACCGTCCATCCCGACAAGTTCTCGATCGTGCTGACCAAGTTCATGATCTTGGATGTGGATTATCTGTGGAAGTACAGCTGCGGCGACGATGGCGGTAAGATGGAAGCGGCGAGGCAGGTAGTGGACGAGATGCGGAATTGCGAGGATATCTTGATGAATTTCGTCGTGGCAGAGCAGACAggcgtggggcccatcttggtgGGAGGGAAGAAAGTGAGGGATTGGGGAGATACGAGGAACGAAGGAGAAGAGACGCTGAGAGAGGTGGGGCTGAGTACGAGGGAAGGGCATAGGAAGATGAGAGGGGATTGTATAAGGGAATTCCacaaggtgtttgagaaaatgccgctcAAGTATAGCTATGGGAAGATGGTGGGAGAGGTTGGAGAGCAAGGGCTGTGTGAGAAGGGTGGGAAGCTGGTTTTTTGTGACGAGCAGGTTGGGGAATGAGAGGAGTGGATTTTGTCTCTGTAAATGGGTCCCACGATTGTGTTATACTGGCCTTTGATCTGATGGGGTGAGCTGAAGTGGATGACCTTGCCCCCCAAAAGCCTCTTGAGCCATTGCTACACTGGGCACGAGAGTTCTATGCAGTTTCTTCCCGTAGTATGGTGATTGAGagtgttgatctgatgggcattCACCCCAATTCTCACCAATTCCTGCGAAAGCCAATCAGAACGGGTAGCGTGTGATCTAGATGGATTTGCATGGTGTATTTGGAGATCTTTGGGGATATATGAAGAGGATTCTACTGTAATACAGCTGGAGTGCAACAAGCGAGTGGTCGAGTGAAGAGTGATCTTGCATAAGCGGTTAGAAGACATATGGCAGGGGTAGAAACAAATAGGGTTAAGATGGAATTCAGCAGAATTTGTCTCATACCAATCCAATCAAACCCAATCTATGTTTCAGTTACCCATCATTCACATTCTTTAGTGAAATCATTTTACTTTTCTGCCAATTAATTACATTTCTCAGTGTAATCCTTCACTTTTGTATGTTGTTTACATTCCTTGGTGCAATCCATAGCATTAATCGAGTAGCTAATAATTTTAGCCGTAATTTGGATTTACGCTCGTACGCTAGATTTAGTCTGAGCATCCAAGAAGGTGTTTTGCAGCTGATCTCTATGACTAACTATAAGAATTCATTTTGTGTTCTTTTATGGTATGAAAGGCAAAGGTTTAACCCATCATCAGATGACAGGACCTTATCCTTTGAATATCGAGTAATCCTTTTAAACATACCatgcgagtggttgaataggcgaccgatctcatTCAATCTCAGTCACATACTACGTATCTACCCAATCTTGGCACTGCAAATTCAATTCTGACATGTTCATACTTGTCACGTGACACAAACTGCAAATCGAACGCCAACAGTGGACCACCATGCAGATAAGCCATGTCCCGAACTTGAAAGGGATTGGACTGTGTTGACCATTCGGATAAGTCGGCCCACAAGAGGAACTGTTGGAGTAAGGGGTGTGTAATCTGTACAATCAACCAGCAAAACACAACTATTTATAGGGAGACCACAGGTGTGAGGCTGTAGGATTGTCCCCACGGGGGGTTTCTAGAGGCATGGACCatcaactgtggggcccatcgtaccaatggtctggatcaccaaacgtCTGGGCTGTGAGGAAGAATTCAGTGCCAAGGACACTGTCCGCAtcttccagatggaatgtggtGCCATCCTAGGCAGGCACTAGTTGCGGccaaccaggatgaagggacagagaaaatcaagccatccaAGAACTCAGGTAGGCTACCAGTTTTGTTATCTCAAGCATGGTTTATGGTGGTATGTAACAAAAACCACCTATCAAATTACAACCGTTATTCAGTGGCCCCTACTTTTTCTCAATAATCCAAAGTTGCTGTACAATAGTTGTACTGTTTTTCCCCATTCTCCAATATTATAATGATGTATAATAGTCATTTTGgtggaccggattgggtccaacagAGTCCGAGTCACGACTCATCCaggtcttaaaaccatgatttaGATTGCCCAGCCATGGCCCCACCTACCCCACTTGTACAGGCTCAAAACTATTAAACCTTTGAGCAAACCACTGTTTGGCCATCATCTTATAATCCATTTTTTCTTAGCAAATCACAGGTGATTGAttgttaagggtgtgtttggctgcatgaaatatcatgatattcatCACTCTCTTTCACTAATCTACAACTTGATTTTGCACATTTTTACAAGAATAGAGTTAGGAATatgtgagagaaagaagaaattAGAGATGTATTCTAACCTTCTTGTTTGTAAATCCATAAGTCTTCGAAGTTTCAATGTACCAAATGTGAAGTAGTAGAAGttgagtttcttcttcttctagggaATGGTGAAAGGCAATAGAATTTAAGTGGTGCAGCATGCATTACAAAGCTGAAGACCGAGTGGCATCCATAGGACTAGAATGACAAGAATGTTGATGATTGAAGAGGTGGCTGTGATCATATGAAGAGCCCAACATATAAGCACTTGGGATATATTGGTCTTCTCATGGCTCATGGTTGATATGATCTAATCTGCCCCACCATGGATAAGGAAGACCATTAAAAGGACCACCCATGTATTTTCCACTGAAAGCAGAACTAGATCTGAactcttcttatttttttcttaaaacttTCTAACTGTTTAATGATAGCTTAGATCTTCCAATTATCTTACAACTAGTTACATCATAGGCCCGAATCTTTAGCTATGAGACGTTTTTGTTGTTACTATCCATTTTACAAGCCACAGATCAAATGATTATCATCATTCGATTAAGTGTTTCTTGCTTTGGAATCACAAGCATATCCTAGGTGAGCCCCAAGAGTAGAAGTTCCTAGTTGATGAGCCCCATATTGGAAACAAGTCATTTGGACAATATGGaatttgtaatttatattttctACAATTCAAAATATGGTCAACAAGCCAAAGTACATGGATCAAGGCGGCAACAGACTGTTCAAGAAAGTGTAGAAATATTAACTAGGCAAGAACTaagttccttttcttttcttttcttttttttctttttcttttgagagCAAGAGAGCCAAGTTATCTCCAACCTGGAAAAATCTGCAAGAGTTCTGGTATGTTGTTTCATCAGGAAATTTTGTTTAAAAGAGCAGCAGAAATGGTTGAACTTCTAATGTCAACATATCGTGCTTGTGCCATCCATGATTATGTTGGCTCTTGGGCCTCTTTTGTGGGAATTTCAGAACAATTGTTTTAGTTCATTTAGGACCATCTTGGGGAATATTATGAATGTTCTGTTACAGCCAAGAAAATTATATAACTTCTAACTAGAAAAAAGGAATGTGCCATGTAAGTTCAATAGTAACTCGAAATGTTCAAAGgtcataaaaaaggaaaatataaaactaaaataTATAGACGCAATTAAAAAATGAGCGACCAGATGagaaaggatagaattagaaatgaatgcattagagggaacttaggagtagcaccaatagctAATAAGATGGGgtaaagtagacttagatggtttgtccACGTGCAACAAAGACCCAGAACCACGCCGGTTATAAAGAGTGAGTTAgaacaagttgaaggctctaaaaagaaaagagaaaggcctaaaaggacatggatggaggtagtaagaaaagacttgataaccTATGGTGTAAGtgaaggtctggcccttgatagagtgagatggtggaacaagattcgtGTACCcagccccaattaattgggataaggcttaaatgatgacaatgatgaattAAAAATACTCCCTGAAGCATTTTAGAGCAAGTGGGAAGAAATAAAAATCGATTAATAAGAAAATCATTGCACTTTCCTTTGAATCATTAGGTTGTGTGTCAATGCCCAGTGAATCATTAGAAAAGAAAGAATGGAtcttgttgatgcaaatgtccggttACTCCCCTTGGACCTCCGTGTACCTGCATaaaaaggggacaaaggagaccctggcttgagcaggggaccctccgatgccaaagtcaggcctggattctgggtctaagagtattgaggaactttttagagagaatttgtttcgtacctttcAAGGTGACAGggatccttcttttatagctgctggggccttTGTCGCACAAGGAttttcctcctgatattgagcgcgggatcttctcctggtatcacggagataggatcgtgcccatcttgagccttcatccgatcccgtgagcttcgaggtcggagatcttatcccaagatatccgggacgagacccgacctagcgacggtcgatcTGGCAAgatggtccgcccgacgcatgcccgggacgctgatgagtcgtccgaaccgacccaacctttgtctcggtttagcgaatcttgcctcggatttgacacatccttcggtgacccgaggcattaagtccgagtcttcggacttgtattttttgcccccaacagtaagcccccctactccgtgtgtttcatatgacacctaggagtagcgagttttgagtcggttcataacccagtccgagacagcaagtggtcatttaatgcgttccatgCCGCCTCTGACgagaggcggttcggttcctgacatctcatgcgccgtcagccgtcaagtcgctcatcccgccaatgagggttggacacgtagcaaggacaTTATTatcgtcagtcgacgagcgccacgtgtcgagtgggggaatcgatacaggcgtcgaatcatttcctcattaattgctcccgccgtatggcaaccttataaattggtgggggtcccgcattttgaacttctattgccattcctacttttcattccctttggagccttttcagtctttcatcttcctttcctctctcttaaccgtcaacgcttccttccgccatttccgttttcctttctccctccggtgagtttctccttcctctttattagataataatggcggataggggttctcgaagtccccaggggggagcttccggagacgaaggcgaagcgcaacgtttttggaatgttgcggaatcgccttccttactgacggagatagcagtggatgccaacgctgcgtttctatctgagagagtcacagaagctccggcggagcgccctaccttcgttgttccttctcgtggcgggtcgtctttattaacccgcccgggaaggccgaacttcccaaggggcatggaggaaaatgaggaggaagaagatgaaatgttgattgccgagggaacctccgaTCCCGTTCCCGTCGATGAACCGGCGCATGCCGAAtccgaaggagaaggatcgggggaagatttaagcggtccggttccctcagtgttaactgaggcggacttagacagaatccgaatcgggtatcacatccccgagtcggtcatcacctatctcccccgtccaaatgacttgccggatcaccctcctgctggggcggtcgccatttaccaagtgtcaatgcaatgcggcctgcgtctgccccttcaggccatcgtccggggagtactgtctcgcattcagattgccccggggcagatagtcccgaatgggtggaggaacttattcgggtgtgcggtgttgtgggccgagatggaacagccaccgcttacagtcgacgaatttctccacctgtaccaagtgcgggtgaatccgaactaccctggcttctacgtcttcgctgcttggcgaggcggaggcggttccttgataactgaccctcccacttccaacaaacattggagagagcgttggttttgggcgtGTGGTCGATGGAAGACTGATGACTCCGGGTCttacgaggctcgtgttcctcggacattccagagagcaggtgactggGGTCTTCTCTCTCTGGCCGttcttcattttttataatattctgcgtctgaaggacttgtgtctggcagatatcccgaagaagcgggcgaagctcggctccagtgcctcggctcggatcaaagagttgaggacgttggatccggcagacaggtcttggaaggtgcttctacagccggaacgccttcatcttgcaggtctagactcggaagtcacaggtaagtgaaaattttttttttttttttttttttttttttttttttttttttttttttttagatctgccTGAAGCTCGACCCAGTCTCAGGATCGTTCCCGAACCTACTTCCTCGGAAATGACcggagctcgtcctccccttagggcagtcacgaagttgaaggctcctccgcggtcagttcttttGTCGGAGCCTAGGCCGTCCAAGAAGCAAAGGGTGGtgaggaaggagaaagagccagcaaGTTCTTCCGCCCCTcccgtcgtcgtaattcccgacccaGAAGAAAGGGCTGAAGAGACGGCGGTTGCTGCCCCGGAaactcaggcggcacccgactcggcaaACGTTGAAACGGACGTTCCGAGacgggaggaagagaccagggccgcgtcttccagaggggaaggtgagacgaggaccgcatcctccaggggggaggagacgaaccaggaagggccgtctgtcctgcagcaagtggtatcggggatggttccctgggccttagcccacgggggcgaaagagagttcgtgaggctctataacgccccgtcatcgcaaaccgtcagccatgcagcgaggatgctttttgaactcgctccctgcttgattaaggccagcaaggagctatcctcaactcatcggctgcagacccttctgaagggcgacgcgaggaggccgaaatccgggtcggcatcctgacaggcgaggcggccctcGCCCGGAAGGCTGCTGAAGATGCGAGAGCAGAGGTGGCTTCCTCCAGAAAAGCCTTGGATGAAGCGAGAGCGGAGGTTGCTCGGGTACTGGCTCTGCTCTCCGAAggtgaagaagagaaccggcgaattctcgcagtccatgcttcgtgcgcagatgacttagctcaggctaagcttgaggcggcagAGCACATTCGTCAGGCCGACGAGAAGGCTCGGGAGGCCGAGAAGGCCAGGGACCaggccgtccaagctttccttgagtcggcggagttcgaggacgagagggaccgcttgttccaaagcggatatctggaatgcgtcaaggatataaaggaatcatttcctgaccttgacctttcagaaatcgagggtggagcagcctcggaacctgagaacccggacgccgctgccgaagacactgctgctggggatgaggccggtgcatgaggacagttaccagggccctttgatttttttttttattcactttgatgtattcacacattgtatttgtatgtgctttgatgaatgaaagaaaaatgcttagctttattcattgGCTTTAATCTtgcttagttcagagtctttaaacattgagtaccgagctaaggatagtagaccttgaggtgttcagcgttccaagggtgaggcaatggttgtccgtctaggtcttctagccgatacgttcctggtcgtatggtgcccgagacgatatagggtccttcccaattgggtcccagcgtacccgacccaATTTCCTTGGTGTTGGAAAAAACTTTCTGGAGGACCATGTCTCCCGTTCGAAACCTTCTAACCTTAACTCGAGTATtatagaaccgagccacttgtcgttgccgcgcaGCCGCGCCACCTCCCTTTGTTCGTCTaagaggtcgagtccgagtgcaaggagttcttcattctcttctgtattgaatgaggtgattcgagccgaaggtaatccgacttcaacgggagtgacggcttccgagccataagctagtgaaaacgaagtctctcctgtggctgttcgagctttagttcggtaagcccaaagaattttcgggagctcttcggcccatgctcctttggcccgaccaagcttggtccgaagatgttgcttgataatcttgttaaccgcctcaacttgtccgttggtttgagggtgatgaggtgaagaataaacgtttctgattccgaggttgtcgcacatctcgcgaaagctcctattatcaaattgccttccattgtctgtgacaattgtacggggtactccgaatcggcagataatatttttccacacaaactcggtgatcttctgctcggttattttggctaatggctccgcctcggcccacttcgtgaaatagtccactgctactacagcaaacttggtctgaccttttcccatagggagagggcctatgatgtcgacaccccactgtgcgaagggccagggaccagtcatcggcgtcagtgcttcgggggcttgcctcggaattgccgcgaatcgttgacatttgtcacatttttggacgagctggcgagcgtcgtgttggatagtgggccagtaatatccctgtcgtaggaccttatgggcgagagacagccctccagagtggtttccgcagattccttcatggatttcccgtaatacatagtttgcctcgctgggtttgaggcaccgcagcaatggggcgtagtaacctttcttatagagggtttcgttgagtatggtataacgggaggctcggatcttaattcgtcgagcctcggcgcgatcctcgAGCAACTTTCCTTCGTTAAGGTATGGcagattggatcgatccaggatggttccgagttgatAGTATTGGcatcgctaattggttcatctatactcggcttatcgacgtattcgacgagggacggacctgggtatctcatcttcatcggtggcgagctttgctaacaaatcggctttctTTTTTAGCTCATGGACTCatgacagagttgaaatccgttgataagttcctttgctttctgcatgtatgcccttaactggtcttttcgtgtctggtatacaccggtaacttgattaacaaccaactgagagtcgctgaaaacactgaggtgcgtgacctccatgctagcggcgagacggaggccgagtaacaacgcttcatattccgccgtattgttcgacgcttggaatccaagtcgtaaggcgtactgtatataggtatgatcgggggtttccagcacaaccccagccccacttgccttcgagttggaagaaccgtcgacaaacagtttccagggaatagggcaggtaagggtcgggggagcggttgttgttggaacgcAACATTCTTTGGCATATCGTTGGCCGGAGCTCGGatggtggtgttccctcggcgataaaatcggCTGCTGCTTGCCCTTTGACTTGCCTTGtgtgtattgaatgtcaaattcactcaattcgatggcccatttcgtgagtcggccAGATGcgttctgcaatacctggcgaagcggaagatcggtcattacgatgatggtatgggcatgaaagtaaggcctgagtcggcgagaggaagtaatTAAAGCGAAGGCCATTTTTTccaggcttgggtatcttgtttctgccggcaataatgttttgctgacgtagtaaaccagcagttgctttccttcggactctcgtatcaaggccgagctaaccgctgcctcggacaccgctaggtaaaggagcagagactcccccgattcgggctttgataagagaggtgcagaaccgagacatgattttaattgttggaatgccgcttcacattcttccgtccagtccattgtttgtcttcctttcaactgtctgaagaaagggagacatttatccgtagctctggacaggaaccgattaagtgctgcgactcgtccagtcaacctttggatatcccttatggttttaggggattccatattgATCAaggcctttatcttctcagggtttgcctctattcctcgctgactaaccaagaaaccgaggaactttccagagcgcaccccaaaagcacatttattcagattcagcttcatccgaaactttcgtagggtggtaaacatttcttccaaatcattcacatgatctgccgcgtgtatacttttgacgagcatgtcatcaatatatacttccatggttcggcctatgaGCCGAGCAAAGATCgtattaactaatctttgataagttgcgccggcattcttcagaccgaaTGGCACCACTCGGTaataataaaggcctttgtcggtgacaaaggtagtttttgatttatctgtcttaTGCATCGCAATTTGACTatatcctgaataagcatccatgaagctaaggagctcatgtccggcggtactatctactagctggtctatccttggaagcggaaaactatcctttgggcaggctttatttaagtcagtatagtcaatacagacccgccacttcccgttggatttctttacgagcacgacattcgcgacccactctggatagtatacttcttctatgaaattagcctggaggagtttgttgacttcttcttcgatgatagcgtatcgttcagggccgtcttctgtcggatcggtcgatacgatggatcgatgttgagtcggtgagtcaccacagaggggtcgatcccgggcatatcttcatgaccccaggcaaagacgtcggcgtacctacggagcagggctatcagcttttctttcaaaggggactgcagagacgagccaattcgtaccgtcttggatccatctgtctcgaccaaggggaccgagacaagatcctcgaccggctgtcctcgttcataattctcgccccgagggtccaacgattcgattgttaatatgttggtcggacttttgtcggcggctccttttacggctatcatgtaacatcgcctcgcatcctgctggtctcctttgacaattccgactcccgactcggtcgggaatttcattgaaagatggtacgtggataccacggcctggaggagactcaatgaaggtcggccgagtattgcgttgtataccgaTGGTTggtcgacgaccaggaagtctaccatcatcgtcgtctgacatggggcgctaccagcagtgagtggtaacgagacaatcccttcaggcagtacctgtcctccg
Coding sequences:
- the LOC131217501 gene encoding glycosyltransferase family protein 64 C3, with protein sequence MPKLHLLFFFFFFQTPTASVCNPKNRPKPHTLRHDQLTILISGFSESRLPLLYSLASSYASSPSVAAVLILWCNPQTLSQTLNQSIPLSVPGAAPISIHRSSSSSLNARFFPRRSIPTRAVAVCDDDVEIDPSSLDFSFRIWRSQPDRLVGFFARSHDFDLARRTWMYTVHPDKFSIVLTKFMILDVDYLWKYSCGDDGGKMEAARQVVDEMRNCEDILMNFVVAEQTGVGPILVGGKKVRDWGDTRNEGEETLREVGLSTREGHRKMRGDCIREFHKVFEKMPLKYSYGKMVGEVGEQGLCEKGGKLVFCDEQVGE